Proteins from a genomic interval of Qipengyuania sp. JC766:
- a CDS encoding glycosyltransferase family 2 protein, translated as MSHSASGPAKIDLVLPYYNEENFIEATLRSLIAQRRQEFSLVLVDNASTDGTTEIAKRVLSDYPGISTTWLTEERPGQLYALQTGIGATTAELIGTVDADTYYPPSYVGRAIDLAREEERAAAVLAVNLGSRTNRRMPPDRWLQIRFFPDKCHAGGAGHIYRRSAYERSGGFDETIWRFVLFDHEIVNRIGRFGKLVYDRDHVIFASDRRDGPDKRSWTPFERLLYKILPENLMDWFFYTFLARRLAARSQDNSVLRARTWS; from the coding sequence ATGTCCCATTCAGCGTCCGGCCCTGCGAAGATCGATCTGGTCCTCCCGTACTACAATGAGGAGAACTTCATCGAGGCGACGCTGCGGTCCCTGATCGCTCAGCGCCGGCAGGAATTTTCACTCGTGCTCGTCGACAACGCATCGACTGACGGAACGACGGAAATCGCGAAGCGGGTGCTGTCCGATTACCCGGGAATTTCGACGACCTGGCTCACGGAAGAGCGGCCTGGGCAGCTCTACGCGCTGCAGACCGGGATTGGAGCGACGACGGCGGAGCTCATCGGCACGGTCGATGCCGACACTTACTACCCGCCCAGCTATGTCGGCCGTGCGATCGATCTGGCGAGAGAGGAAGAACGGGCTGCAGCCGTTCTGGCGGTGAATCTTGGATCGAGGACAAACCGGAGAATGCCACCGGACAGATGGCTGCAGATCAGGTTTTTCCCGGACAAGTGCCACGCCGGGGGGGCGGGCCACATCTATCGCCGTTCCGCCTACGAACGCTCTGGCGGGTTCGACGAGACTATCTGGCGGTTCGTTCTGTTCGACCATGAGATCGTGAACAGGATCGGTCGCTTCGGCAAGCTGGTATACGATCGCGATCATGTAATCTTTGCGTCCGACCGGAGGGATGGACCGGACAAGCGAAGCTGGACGCCTTTCGAGCGGCTACTCTACAAGATATTGCCGGAGAACCTGATGGACTGGTTCTTCTACACATTCCTTGCGCGAAGGCTGGCTGCAAGGAGCCAGGACAACTCCGTCCTTCGCGCCAGAACCTGGAGCTAG
- the glmS gene encoding glutamine--fructose-6-phosphate transaminase (isomerizing) codes for MCGIIGIVGKTQVADRLVDGLKRMEYRGYDSAGVCTIDDGQLIRRRAQGKLSNLVAELERSGAPGEIGIAHTRWATHGAPTANNAHPHATDRVALVHNGIIENFRELREELEGEGRRLESETDSEVVVHLVSREIENGASPHDAVRAVLPRLRGAFALAIAFRDHPGLLIGARLGSPLVVGYGEGEMYLGSDALALAPLTQDICYLEEGDWVAIERTSATIYDADGNPAEREVTTSGASAAAVEKGNYRHFMQKEIFEQPTVVAQTLASYVRQADETVALPQLDFDLSAIRRVTMVACGTSYYAAMVAKYWFEQFARVPVDLDVASEFRYRDPVLEEGGLALFISQSGETADTLAALRHCKAEGQTIAVVVNVPTSTMAREADLLLPTHAGPEIGVASTKAFTCQLAVLAALAAHFAVVKGKMSRSEEQEVVRHLLEAPACLNAALDHDEDIAAMAHLIAPARDVLYLGRGPDFPLALEGALKLKEISYIHAEGYASGEMKHGPIALIDEDVPVVVLAPSGPLFEKTVSNMEEVRARGGKVVLISDEEGLRSAGRDCMATICMPKVHPLIAPLVYAVPVQLLAYHVAVAKGTDVDQPRNLAKSVTVE; via the coding sequence ATGTGCGGAATTATTGGTATCGTCGGAAAAACGCAGGTCGCGGACCGTCTGGTCGACGGCCTGAAGCGCATGGAATACCGGGGATACGACAGCGCTGGCGTGTGCACGATAGATGACGGGCAACTGATCCGGCGGCGCGCGCAGGGCAAGCTTTCGAACCTCGTCGCGGAACTGGAACGGTCCGGTGCGCCTGGCGAGATCGGGATAGCCCACACCCGCTGGGCCACCCACGGTGCCCCGACCGCGAACAACGCCCACCCGCACGCCACCGACCGGGTTGCGTTGGTCCATAACGGGATCATCGAGAATTTCCGCGAATTGCGCGAGGAACTGGAAGGCGAAGGCCGCCGGCTCGAAAGCGAGACCGACAGCGAGGTCGTGGTCCATCTCGTGTCGCGCGAGATCGAGAACGGTGCATCGCCGCACGATGCCGTGCGTGCCGTCCTGCCGCGCCTGCGGGGCGCCTTCGCGCTGGCCATCGCGTTTCGCGACCATCCCGGGCTACTCATCGGGGCGCGCCTCGGTTCCCCGCTTGTCGTCGGTTACGGGGAGGGGGAGATGTATCTCGGTTCCGATGCTCTCGCGCTGGCGCCGCTGACGCAGGACATCTGCTATCTGGAGGAAGGCGACTGGGTCGCTATCGAGCGCACGTCCGCCACGATCTACGATGCGGACGGAAATCCGGCAGAGCGCGAGGTGACCACGTCCGGCGCTTCGGCCGCCGCGGTCGAGAAGGGCAATTACCGCCACTTCATGCAGAAAGAGATTTTCGAGCAGCCGACGGTCGTCGCACAGACGCTGGCGAGTTACGTCCGGCAGGCGGACGAGACCGTCGCCCTGCCGCAGCTCGATTTCGACCTTTCCGCCATTCGCCGGGTGACGATGGTCGCATGCGGCACGTCGTACTATGCCGCGATGGTCGCGAAATATTGGTTCGAACAGTTCGCGCGGGTCCCGGTGGACCTCGATGTCGCGAGCGAGTTCCGGTATCGCGATCCCGTGCTGGAGGAAGGCGGGCTGGCGCTATTCATCTCTCAAAGTGGGGAGACGGCCGATACGCTCGCCGCGCTGCGCCACTGCAAGGCGGAAGGTCAGACGATCGCCGTGGTGGTCAACGTGCCCACCAGCACGATGGCGCGTGAGGCGGACCTGTTGCTTCCGACCCATGCCGGACCTGAAATCGGTGTCGCATCGACCAAGGCCTTCACGTGCCAGCTGGCGGTCCTGGCTGCGCTCGCCGCGCATTTCGCCGTGGTGAAGGGCAAGATGTCCCGATCGGAAGAACAGGAGGTGGTTCGCCACCTGCTGGAGGCGCCGGCCTGCCTCAACGCGGCGCTGGACCATGACGAGGACATCGCCGCCATGGCGCACCTCATCGCACCGGCGCGCGACGTCCTTTACCTGGGCCGCGGCCCGGATTTCCCGCTCGCCTTGGAAGGCGCGCTGAAACTGAAGGAAATCAGCTATATCCATGCCGAAGGCTACGCCAGCGGAGAGATGAAGCACGGTCCGATTGCGCTGATAGATGAGGACGTGCCGGTGGTGGTCCTCGCGCCGTCCGGTCCGCTGTTCGAGAAGACCGTGTCCAACATGGAAGAAGTGCGCGCGCGGGGCGGAAAGGTCGTGCTGATCTCGGACGAGGAAGGCCTGCGCAGTGCGGGCCGGGACTGCATGGCGACGATCTGCATGCCCAAGGTACACCCGCTGATCGCGCCGCTCGTCTATGCCGTTCCGGTGCAATTGCTGGCCTATCACGTGGCGGTCGCGAAGGGCACCGACGTGGACCAGCCACGCAATCTCGCCAAGTCGGTGACAGTCGAGTAA
- a CDS encoding EAL domain-containing protein yields the protein MSGTNPKQASEVERLPRAMVLGFSAPKSGDESSLRTMQYQQFAKSGLLRILLQALGAVLTAWACFKITGPLLIGVWSVLLVAAIAFGLRNTKKLGEIEFRSVERSDVRRQLSTMIVTSFVWCMPIIAISIMGSASDLALVWGIVACLMVAAALFQPFAPLSTIVFASLTGLVGTGCAVYLQRFDIALLFLTFASIVTVGALKHGRTFMVAHLARVGVAEQEEVVSMLLREFEENQADWLWQIDVSRRIRSVSPRFAYALGRLPEQVEGQPFLQQIAGESWESGEFSPTLRDLAERIKSRENFSNLIVLVVINGEERWWELSGTPIHDDYGAYAGFRGVGSDVTEQRKSNEKIAYLARYDTLTGLPNRLMLNEALRDALKFSEKWRTRCAFLMLDLDRFKAVNDSLGHMVGDQMLAEVSERLKDLMDENAICGRLGGDEFAIVIRDASDRQVVDKLARSMISRLSQPYDIDNHTLYVGASVGSAIGPRDGKTVEELMRNADLALYRAKDDGGGAHFQYEPTLHKHAEERRQLEASLRHAIAKEELVLNYQPVVDANNEQLVSFEALVRWNSRDHGFVSPGKFIPLAEDTRLIVPIGTWVLEEACREAVKWPPHVRVAVNVSAEQLIEPDFTTTVVRALSASGLQAHRLEIEVTESIFLRDADIASTALQQVMDLGCTVALDDFGTGYSSLGYLRKLSFSTIKVDRTFVQGAAQKSAESIAIIRAVVAMADSLGMSTTAEGVEDAEEAEMVRTMGCTKIQGYYFGRPMAADDVQDIFRQPRRPRERISA from the coding sequence GTGAGCGGGACCAACCCAAAACAGGCGAGCGAAGTCGAGCGGCTTCCACGGGCTATGGTGCTGGGATTCTCGGCGCCCAAGTCCGGGGACGAATCGTCGCTGCGGACGATGCAGTACCAGCAGTTCGCCAAGTCGGGTCTGCTTCGCATCCTGCTCCAGGCGCTCGGCGCGGTTCTCACCGCCTGGGCGTGTTTCAAGATCACCGGTCCGCTGCTGATTGGCGTATGGTCCGTCCTGCTGGTCGCCGCGATCGCGTTCGGCCTTCGCAACACGAAGAAGCTGGGCGAAATCGAGTTCCGGTCGGTCGAAAGATCGGACGTCCGGCGGCAACTGAGCACCATGATTGTCACGTCGTTCGTCTGGTGCATGCCGATCATCGCCATCAGCATCATGGGTTCGGCGAGCGACCTTGCGCTCGTGTGGGGTATCGTGGCCTGCCTCATGGTGGCAGCGGCGCTTTTCCAGCCCTTCGCCCCGCTTTCGACGATCGTGTTTGCGAGCCTGACCGGCCTCGTGGGGACGGGTTGCGCCGTTTATCTCCAGCGTTTCGACATCGCGCTTCTCTTCCTGACATTCGCGAGCATCGTGACCGTAGGGGCGCTGAAGCACGGTCGTACCTTCATGGTCGCGCACCTCGCGCGCGTCGGCGTGGCCGAGCAGGAGGAAGTCGTCTCCATGCTCCTGCGCGAATTCGAGGAAAACCAGGCGGACTGGCTGTGGCAGATCGACGTGTCGCGCCGCATCCGTTCCGTCTCGCCGCGTTTCGCCTATGCGCTCGGGCGCTTGCCGGAACAGGTCGAGGGGCAGCCCTTCCTGCAGCAGATCGCGGGCGAGAGCTGGGAATCGGGTGAATTCTCCCCGACGCTTCGCGACCTGGCCGAGCGGATCAAGTCGCGCGAGAACTTCTCCAACCTGATCGTCCTCGTCGTCATCAATGGGGAGGAACGCTGGTGGGAACTGTCCGGCACGCCGATCCACGACGATTACGGCGCCTATGCGGGTTTCCGCGGGGTCGGGTCGGACGTGACGGAGCAGCGCAAGTCGAACGAGAAGATCGCCTACCTCGCGCGGTACGACACGCTGACCGGCCTGCCCAACAGGCTCATGCTGAACGAGGCGCTGCGCGATGCGCTGAAATTCTCCGAGAAATGGCGCACGCGCTGCGCTTTCCTGATGCTCGACCTCGACCGTTTCAAGGCGGTCAACGATTCGCTCGGTCACATGGTGGGCGACCAGATGCTGGCGGAGGTATCGGAGCGGCTGAAGGATCTGATGGACGAGAATGCCATCTGCGGGCGTCTGGGCGGAGACGAGTTCGCGATCGTCATCCGCGACGCGTCGGACCGGCAGGTCGTCGACAAGCTGGCGCGCAGCATGATCTCGCGCCTGTCGCAGCCCTACGACATCGACAATCACACGCTCTATGTCGGCGCCAGCGTCGGGTCCGCCATCGGACCGCGTGACGGCAAGACCGTGGAAGAACTGATGCGCAATGCCGACCTCGCGCTCTATCGCGCCAAGGACGATGGCGGCGGCGCGCATTTCCAATACGAGCCGACCCTGCACAAGCATGCCGAGGAACGCAGGCAGCTCGAGGCGTCGCTGCGCCATGCGATCGCGAAGGAGGAACTGGTCCTCAATTACCAGCCGGTGGTCGACGCGAACAACGAACAGCTTGTCAGCTTCGAGGCGCTGGTGCGCTGGAACAGCCGCGACCACGGCTTCGTCAGCCCCGGCAAGTTCATCCCGCTGGCCGAGGATACCCGCCTCATCGTGCCCATCGGCACTTGGGTGCTGGAGGAAGCCTGCCGCGAAGCAGTCAAGTGGCCGCCGCACGTGCGGGTCGCCGTCAACGTCTCCGCCGAGCAGCTGATCGAACCCGACTTCACGACCACCGTCGTGCGCGCGCTCTCCGCCAGCGGACTGCAGGCACATCGCCTGGAAATCGAAGTGACCGAGAGCATCTTTCTGCGCGATGCCGACATCGCGAGCACTGCCTTGCAGCAGGTCATGGATCTGGGCTGCACGGTCGCGCTGGACGATTTCGGGACCGGCTATTCCTCGCTCGGATACCTGCGCAAGCTCAGTTTCTCGACCATCAAGGTGGACCGGACCTTCGTTCAGGGCGCGGCGCAGAAAAGCGCGGAAAGCATTGCCATCATCCGGGCCGTGGTCGCGATGGCGGACAGCCTCGGTATGAGCACGACAGCCGAAGGGGTCGAGGATGCGGAGGAGGCGGAAATGGTCCGCACCATGGGCTGCACCAAGATCCAGGGCTATTATTTCGGCAGGCCGATGGCCGCCGACGATGTGCAGGACATATTCCGCCAGCCGCGCCGCCCGCGCGAAAGGATCAGCGCCTGA
- a CDS encoding glycosyltransferase, whose amino-acid sequence MWPVALLAMAIWRHATVAIAAHGTDIAYHRRGGLKGRAYGVYLALGARLCRRCILIANSRATASVVADAGWTRSEVLLLGTDLHAASIERRHNGKLLFAGRLIPRKGCGWFTREVLPKLPGSISLQVAGTDWGGELSRLPEPDRVEFLGNLSPQDLAKAYSRALAVIVPNLDDVNGEYEGFGLVAAEAAACGAVVLASDHGGLRDAVLDGVTGQLLPPGDADAWVNAIEKVMSLTASEREERQERARQAAIRRFSWDAYALAVSDLLTNTR is encoded by the coding sequence ATGTGGCCGGTCGCGCTACTGGCGATGGCAATCTGGCGCCATGCGACGGTAGCCATCGCCGCCCATGGAACCGATATCGCCTACCACCGGCGCGGCGGTCTCAAGGGTCGTGCCTATGGCGTGTACCTCGCGCTCGGCGCGCGTCTTTGCCGCCGGTGCATCCTCATCGCCAATTCCCGCGCCACGGCCTCGGTCGTCGCGGACGCCGGCTGGACGCGAAGCGAAGTGCTCCTTCTCGGGACCGACCTGCACGCCGCGTCGATCGAGCGGCGCCACAACGGAAAATTGCTTTTTGCAGGCCGGCTCATCCCGAGAAAAGGCTGCGGCTGGTTCACTCGCGAAGTGTTGCCGAAACTGCCCGGCTCTATCTCCCTTCAGGTGGCTGGGACCGATTGGGGCGGCGAGTTGAGTCGCCTTCCCGAACCAGACCGCGTCGAATTTCTCGGCAATCTCAGTCCCCAGGATCTCGCCAAGGCCTATTCCCGCGCCCTTGCCGTCATCGTCCCGAATCTCGACGACGTGAACGGGGAATACGAAGGCTTTGGCCTCGTGGCGGCGGAAGCGGCGGCGTGCGGGGCAGTGGTCCTCGCATCCGACCACGGCGGACTGCGCGATGCCGTGCTTGACGGCGTTACCGGCCAGCTTCTGCCTCCGGGCGACGCTGACGCATGGGTGAATGCGATAGAGAAGGTCATGTCCTTGACTGCATCCGAGCGGGAAGAGCGCCAAGAGCGCGCACGGCAAGCCGCAATTCGGCGGTTCAGCTGGGACGCTTACGCGCTGGCAGTTTCCGACCTCCTGACAAACACTCGCTAG
- a CDS encoding glycosyltransferase family A protein — MAVHNGARFLPAALESVASQTMRDFELLVIDDGSTDATADMLAAHAANHPGTRVYPNERNIGLTASLNRGLGLARSKYIARLDADDLAMPERLARQTEFLDANPDHVFVGSREKVVDASGRSVRRGRGALTSAETAYLANFTPPIVHSSAMIRRSALLDHDLRYDEQFVTAQDFDFWQRLLRIGKGARLGDTLVALRQHDTSVSRVRRTAQEQNAIAIAQRSLAENGALSDEGAQAVARFVTVGELDRRYSAGKVMDLVFDFEAGWISQQRDAPTEISRIPSLTAGILLKGMSRATLGYTDRLKMAGELMRGRFFSSSKELVSIGLRRLI; from the coding sequence ATGGCCGTCCACAACGGCGCCCGGTTCCTGCCGGCCGCGCTCGAAAGTGTGGCAAGCCAGACGATGCGGGACTTCGAATTGCTGGTCATCGATGACGGCTCGACCGACGCGACGGCGGACATGCTCGCGGCCCATGCAGCAAATCACCCCGGGACCAGAGTCTATCCGAATGAACGAAATATCGGACTCACCGCTTCGCTCAATCGGGGCTTGGGATTGGCGAGAAGCAAATACATTGCGCGCCTGGATGCCGACGATCTGGCGATGCCGGAAAGGCTTGCGCGGCAGACCGAGTTTCTCGACGCGAACCCGGACCATGTTTTCGTCGGCAGCAGGGAAAAGGTCGTAGACGCATCGGGCCGATCCGTCCGACGCGGGCGGGGCGCACTGACCAGCGCCGAGACGGCGTATCTCGCGAATTTTACGCCGCCGATCGTCCACTCGTCCGCCATGATCCGAAGATCGGCGCTTTTGGACCACGATCTTCGCTACGATGAGCAATTCGTGACCGCGCAGGATTTCGATTTCTGGCAACGGCTGCTGCGGATCGGCAAGGGCGCAAGGCTGGGAGATACCTTGGTCGCGCTACGCCAGCACGACACCAGTGTCTCGCGCGTCAGACGCACGGCACAGGAGCAGAACGCCATTGCGATTGCCCAACGCTCCCTCGCCGAAAATGGGGCCTTGAGCGACGAGGGTGCGCAGGCCGTGGCGCGCTTCGTAACCGTCGGCGAGTTGGATCGGCGGTACTCCGCCGGAAAGGTGATGGACCTGGTATTCGACTTCGAAGCAGGCTGGATCTCGCAGCAGCGTGATGCGCCCACGGAAATCTCGCGCATCCCGTCCTTGACTGCCGGCATCCTCCTGAAGGGGATGTCGCGCGCAACTTTGGGATATACGGACCGATTGAAGATGGCGGGCGAGCTCATGCGGGGGCGGTTTTTCTCGTCCAGCAAAGAACTCGTCTCGATCGGTCTCCGACGCCTGATCTGA
- a CDS encoding glycosyltransferase, with amino-acid sequence MTKLIVQIPCFNEAEDLPETLARIPRRIDGIDTVEILVIDDGSSDGTADVARLWGVHHIVRHRRNRGLAHAFRSGVKAALAQDADIIVNTDADGQYEGADIARLVAPIVAGEADIVIGDRGVADNAHFGPVKRKLQRLGSHVVRRLSRTDITDAVSGFRAMTRSAAQQINITTDFSYTTDMLIQAGRKRLAIASVPVRTNRTLRPSRLFTSIPRFIVNTGITIARAYTTHNPMRVFVGGGMVLALLGALPILRFLAYWAAGDGDGHVQSLVIGGALLVLGTLVAILGVLADLVAANRRLIEAALSELRELNDIVAAQERDQPRDERAEARRRRA; translated from the coding sequence ATGACCAAACTCATCGTCCAGATACCGTGCTTCAACGAAGCGGAGGATCTGCCCGAGACGCTGGCGCGGATACCGCGGCGCATCGACGGAATCGACACGGTGGAAATCCTCGTGATCGACGACGGGAGTTCGGATGGCACCGCCGACGTGGCCCGCCTCTGGGGCGTCCACCACATCGTCCGGCACCGCCGGAACCGCGGCCTCGCCCATGCCTTCAGGTCCGGCGTCAAGGCGGCGCTGGCACAAGATGCCGACATCATCGTCAACACCGACGCGGACGGCCAGTACGAAGGCGCCGACATCGCGCGGCTGGTCGCTCCGATCGTGGCCGGAGAGGCCGACATCGTCATCGGCGACCGCGGGGTCGCGGACAATGCCCATTTCGGCCCGGTGAAGCGCAAGCTGCAGCGACTGGGCAGCCATGTCGTGCGGCGCCTGTCGCGCACCGACATCACCGATGCCGTCAGCGGCTTTCGCGCCATGACCCGCAGCGCCGCGCAGCAAATCAACATCACGACCGATTTCAGCTACACCACCGACATGCTGATCCAGGCCGGCCGCAAGCGTCTGGCCATTGCCAGCGTGCCGGTGCGCACCAACAGGACCCTGCGCCCCTCGCGCCTGTTCACGTCGATCCCGCGCTTCATCGTCAACACCGGCATCACCATCGCCCGCGCCTACACAACCCACAACCCGATGCGGGTGTTCGTGGGAGGGGGAATGGTTCTGGCGCTCCTCGGAGCATTGCCGATCCTGCGCTTCCTGGCCTACTGGGCCGCTGGCGACGGGGACGGCCATGTCCAGTCGCTCGTTATTGGCGGCGCATTGCTGGTGCTGGGAACGCTCGTGGCGATCCTTGGTGTCCTGGCCGACCTTGTGGCCGCCAACCGACGGCTCATCGAGGCCGCGCTTAGCGAGCTGCGCGAACTGAACGACATCGTCGCGGCGCAGGAACGGGATCAGCCCCGCGACGAGCGCGCCGAGGCGCGGAGGCGACGGGCATGA
- a CDS encoding DMT family transporter, with the protein MQNDDLSKGLLFALAGFALLATGDAVIKTMAGQWSPLAVAALRFAIGAAGLSVLLWRHEGSGAFRPRRPLLQVVRGTCLAMATLFFFSSIFLIPLAAATALVFISPILTALLAGPVLGEKVRRATWIASAMAFAGVVIVLRPNVAEIGWAACLPLCSAAFFSGMVITNRAVAGEGSALSMQVFVALVAAPILALAALAGWASGIPLLEIGPLDWDVAARCAIVAVTASSAHWLIYRGTERAGASSVAPMTYVQLLIASALGWWWFGDVPDLGTLGGAAIIIGAGLYLWRSGRRVPKVRVAT; encoded by the coding sequence ATGCAGAACGACGATTTATCAAAAGGTTTGCTGTTCGCGCTGGCAGGTTTTGCGCTGCTGGCGACGGGCGATGCCGTCATCAAGACGATGGCGGGGCAATGGTCGCCGCTGGCGGTGGCAGCGCTGCGTTTCGCGATCGGCGCAGCGGGGTTGAGCGTCCTGCTGTGGCGCCACGAGGGCAGCGGCGCGTTCCGGCCCCGGCGGCCGCTGCTGCAGGTCGTGCGCGGCACATGCCTGGCGATGGCGACGCTGTTCTTCTTCTCCAGCATCTTCCTGATTCCGCTGGCCGCCGCGACCGCGCTTGTGTTCATTTCACCGATCCTGACGGCGCTGCTGGCCGGGCCGGTGCTGGGCGAGAAGGTGCGCAGGGCAACCTGGATCGCCTCGGCCATGGCGTTCGCCGGGGTGGTGATCGTCCTTCGCCCCAATGTGGCAGAGATCGGCTGGGCGGCCTGCCTGCCGCTGTGCTCCGCGGCCTTCTTCAGCGGCATGGTCATCACCAACAGGGCCGTCGCCGGGGAGGGCAGCGCGCTTTCGATGCAGGTCTTCGTGGCCCTGGTTGCGGCGCCGATCCTGGCGCTGGCGGCTCTGGCCGGCTGGGCGAGCGGCATCCCGCTGCTGGAGATCGGGCCGCTGGACTGGGACGTCGCCGCGCGTTGCGCGATCGTCGCCGTGACGGCCAGCAGCGCGCACTGGCTCATCTACCGGGGCACCGAACGCGCCGGCGCATCGAGCGTGGCGCCGATGACGTATGTGCAATTGCTCATCGCCAGTGCGCTGGGATGGTGGTGGTTCGGGGACGTGCCGGATCTCGGCACGCTGGGCGGCGCGGCGATTATTATCGGCGCCGGCCTCTATCTCTGGCGGTCGGGACGCCGGGTGCCGAAGGTGCGCGTTGCAACCTGA